A window from Enterocloster bolteae encodes these proteins:
- a CDS encoding helix-turn-helix domain-containing protein, translating into MDVEIIFHIKEFREEKKITLRELSEKSGISKSEISFIENGQRDPTLHTMCLLSLALGVPPAKLFTVNVKR; encoded by the coding sequence ATGGACGTTGAAATAATCTTTCATATCAAAGAGTTCAGGGAGGAAAAAAAGATAACCCTTCGGGAACTCTCTGAAAAATCAGGAATCAGCAAATCCGAGATAAGCTTCATCGAAAATGGTCAGCGGGACCCCACTTTGCATACCATGTGCCTCCTTTCCCTGGCATTAGGCGTGCCGCCTGCGAAACTGTTCACAGTGAATGTAAAGCGCTGA
- a CDS encoding Ltp family lipoprotein: MRKTKLIMVAALSSVAITACGGSATPSETTAAVTATETTAAAETTAAAEGEAAPETEATKEEEPVEDESIPTEYKSALKKAGSYSDMMHMSKIGIFKQLTSEYGDKFSEEAAQYAVDNMTADWNDNALKKAQDYSETMHMSKQGVYDQLTSEYGEQFTPEEAQYAIDNVTADWKANALAKAKDYQDTMSMSPEAIRDQLSSEFGEKFTQEEAAYAIENLD, translated from the coding sequence ATGAGAAAGACAAAGTTAATCATGGTGGCCGCACTGTCATCCGTGGCAATTACTGCTTGCGGAGGAAGTGCTACTCCATCCGAAACAACGGCTGCTGTTACAGCAACTGAAACAACAGCGGCTGCAGAAACAACCGCTGCTGCCGAGGGAGAAGCTGCACCTGAAACCGAGGCCACTAAAGAGGAGGAACCAGTTGAAGATGAAAGCATTCCGACAGAATATAAGTCAGCGCTTAAAAAAGCCGGTTCTTATAGTGATATGATGCATATGTCTAAGATTGGTATTTTTAAACAGCTTACCTCTGAGTATGGCGATAAATTTTCCGAGGAGGCCGCCCAGTATGCCGTTGATAATATGACGGCTGATTGGAATGACAATGCTTTGAAAAAAGCTCAGGACTATAGCGAAACAATGCACATGTCCAAACAGGGAGTATACGATCAGCTTACGTCTGAATATGGTGAGCAGTTCACTCCTGAAGAAGCACAGTATGCCATTGACAATGTCACCGCTGATTGGAAAGCAAATGCGCTGGCAAAGGCAAAAGATTATCAGGATACTATGAGTATGTCCCCAGAAGCAATCAGGGACCAGCTTTCTTCTGAATTTGGTGAGAAGTTCACACAGGAAGAGGCAGCTTATGCTATCGAGAACCTTGATTAA
- a CDS encoding recombinase family protein, which translates to MLDPNGIYFAYLRKSREDREAELHGYGETLKRHQRMLEDLAKYHKIKIAKFYSEVVSGETIASRPQMLAMLDDIESLSPDGVLVVEIERLARGDTRDQGLVLETFKYSGTRIITPMKIYDPTDERDEEYAEFGLFMSRREYKTINRRLRDGKIASFNEGKWTGNKAPFGYERVKLAGEKGFTLKIVPEDADVVRLIFQLFIYGSNASNNIPVGTSKICRILDNLHISPPIGETWQPCTIRQILSNPTYIGKVHMGRRSTQKKTLNGVVKISRPINKNAKIADGLHPAIIDDALFLKAQEKRKANYQKPFFEGIKNPLAGLIYCSVCGKSMYRRPAGKRCKEDMIQCTTHGCPTSASYYHYIEEKLLVSLNKWLEDYRIQVKDISPENYAQQLNLLQSQLNAAQNESETSKKQLSKAMDLLEKDIYSVEMFQQRASELNEKIALSSRSISDLSVKIDSIRTKAVQKEEVIARWERILSLYPQVDDPAVKNALMKELLTRIEYSKPHKGNRQNGGMDQFTLKLFPRL; encoded by the coding sequence ATGTTGGACCCGAATGGGATTTATTTTGCTTATCTTAGAAAGTCGCGTGAGGATCGTGAGGCTGAGCTCCACGGTTATGGCGAAACACTAAAGAGACACCAACGAATGCTGGAGGATCTGGCTAAATACCACAAAATAAAAATTGCTAAATTTTATTCCGAAGTTGTATCTGGTGAAACAATCGCATCCAGACCACAAATGCTGGCTATGCTGGATGATATTGAATCATTGTCCCCAGACGGAGTCCTGGTAGTTGAGATAGAGCGCCTTGCTCGAGGAGATACAAGAGACCAAGGACTTGTTTTAGAGACTTTTAAGTACTCAGGAACAAGAATTATAACCCCCATGAAAATTTATGACCCCACGGACGAGCGCGACGAGGAATATGCCGAGTTTGGTTTATTCATGAGCCGCAGAGAATATAAAACCATTAATCGAAGATTGAGAGATGGCAAGATTGCCTCCTTCAACGAGGGAAAATGGACTGGAAATAAAGCCCCTTTTGGATATGAAAGGGTAAAGCTTGCTGGCGAGAAAGGGTTTACCCTTAAAATCGTACCAGAGGATGCTGATGTGGTGCGGTTGATATTCCAGTTGTTCATTTATGGCTCTAATGCGTCAAACAACATCCCCGTGGGCACATCTAAGATATGTCGGATTTTAGATAACCTCCATATCAGCCCGCCTATCGGTGAGACTTGGCAGCCATGTACGATACGACAAATATTGTCGAATCCTACCTATATCGGTAAAGTTCACATGGGGCGCAGGAGTACCCAAAAGAAAACTTTAAATGGTGTAGTCAAGATTTCCCGTCCAATAAATAAGAATGCAAAAATAGCCGATGGGTTGCATCCTGCGATAATTGATGATGCACTTTTTCTTAAAGCGCAGGAGAAGAGAAAAGCAAACTACCAAAAACCTTTCTTTGAGGGTATCAAAAATCCATTGGCCGGCTTGATATACTGTTCTGTATGCGGCAAATCCATGTATCGCCGCCCAGCCGGAAAACGTTGCAAAGAAGATATGATTCAATGCACTACGCATGGATGTCCTACTTCCGCATCCTATTATCATTACATTGAAGAAAAACTATTGGTATCGCTTAATAAATGGTTGGAGGATTATAGAATACAGGTAAAAGATATTTCCCCTGAAAATTATGCACAGCAGCTTAATTTGCTTCAGTCACAACTAAATGCTGCGCAGAACGAGTCTGAAACCTCTAAAAAACAGCTCTCAAAAGCCATGGACTTGTTAGAGAAAGATATATACTCTGTGGAAATGTTTCAGCAGCGTGCATCGGAACTGAATGAGAAGATAGCTCTGTCCAGTAGAAGTATTTCTGATTTGTCAGTCAAAATAGATTCTATTCGCACAAAAGCAGTGCAAAAAGAAGAAGTCATTGCCCGCTGGGAGAGAATTCTCTCTTTGTATCCGCAAGTAGATGACCCCGCGGTGAAAAATGCGCTAATGAAGGAGCTCCTAACACGTATTGAATACTCAAAGCCTCATAAAGGAAACCGTCAGAACGGCGGTATGGACCAGTTTACGCTTAAATTGTTTCCACGTCTTTAA
- a CDS encoding spore coat protein CotJB — protein MMNPDFNASREAMLREVDQAGFAVVDANLYLDTHPCDAAAIDYYNQMANAYRNAAAAFEAQFGPLTASANTDAAYWSWINDPWPWEGGCY, from the coding sequence ATGATGAATCCCGACTTTAATGCCTCCCGTGAGGCCATGCTTCGTGAAGTGGACCAGGCCGGCTTTGCAGTGGTTGATGCCAACCTCTACCTTGACACCCATCCATGTGACGCAGCCGCCATTGATTACTATAATCAGATGGCAAACGCATACAGAAACGCCGCCGCAGCCTTTGAGGCGCAGTTTGGACCTTTGACAGCTTCCGCTAATACAGATGCTGCATACTGGTCCTGGATTAACGATCCGTGGCCATGGGAAGGAGGGTGCTATTAA
- a CDS encoding spore coat associated protein CotJA: MDSYTDVSTQCCGRGRMSCGTSFGNGCGSYTSPDYPDMNAFPWDSWGSNPALSYPTPAAPVTQPANMSCPSTEGGVLEQQFPVAMAYVPWQQWQTTYAPERGLVQGTIFPDLDLQFNYGRCGR; the protein is encoded by the coding sequence ATGGATTCTTATACAGATGTAAGTACCCAGTGCTGCGGCCGCGGCCGCATGTCTTGCGGTACATCGTTTGGAAATGGATGCGGTTCTTATACAAGTCCGGATTATCCGGACATGAACGCATTCCCATGGGACTCATGGGGAAGCAATCCTGCGCTTTCCTATCCTACACCTGCAGCCCCAGTCACTCAGCCAGCCAATATGTCGTGTCCCTCCACAGAGGGAGGCGTGCTGGAACAGCAGTTTCCGGTGGCCATGGCTTATGTACCGTGGCAGCAGTGGCAGACCACCTATGCCCCTGAAAGAGGCCTTGTCCAGGGGACTATTTTCCCTGACCTGGATTTACAGTTTAATTACGGGAGGTGCGGAAGATGA
- a CDS encoding IS1182-like element ISClbo1 family transposase — MLMMTQNADKKREQIQLFCMDDMVPQDHLLRIIDKAIDWSFIYELVEDKYSQDNGRPSMDPVMLIKIPFIQYLYGIKSMRQTVKEIEVNVAYRWFLGLDMLDKVPHFSTFGKNYTRRFKDTDLFEQIFAHILSECYKFKLVDPNEVFVDATHVKARANNKKMQKRIAHDEALFFEDLLKQEINEDREAHGKRPLKEKEDDNNTPSGGAGGKEEKTVKASTSDPESGWFRKGEHKHVFAYAVQTACDKNGWILSYSVHPGNNHDSRTFKSLYDKIKGIGIETLIADAGYKTPGIAKLLIDQGVKPLLPYKRPLTKEGFFKKYEYVYDEYYDCYICPNNQVLTYRTTNREGYREYKSCGSACASCAYLAKCTQSKDHVKTVMRHIWEPYMEMCEEIRQTLGMKELYSQRKETIERIFGSAKENHGFRYTQMFGKARMEMKVGLTFACMNLKKLARMKAKWGEAHFTNFILNAIWLIKENWLWDTKPKTSLSTV; from the coding sequence ATGCTTATGATGACACAGAATGCGGATAAAAAAAGAGAACAGATTCAGTTGTTTTGCATGGATGACATGGTTCCACAGGACCATCTGCTGCGGATCATCGACAAAGCAATCGACTGGTCCTTCATTTATGAACTGGTAGAAGATAAATACAGTCAGGACAACGGACGCCCCAGTATGGACCCCGTCATGCTGATCAAGATTCCTTTCATCCAATATCTTTATGGCATTAAAAGCATGCGCCAGACGGTAAAAGAGATTGAGGTAAATGTCGCCTATCGCTGGTTCCTCGGGTTGGATATGCTGGATAAAGTGCCACATTTTTCAACCTTTGGAAAGAACTATACGAGACGCTTTAAAGACACCGACCTGTTTGAACAGATATTCGCGCATATCCTTTCTGAATGCTACAAATTTAAGCTGGTAGACCCTAATGAAGTTTTTGTGGATGCCACCCATGTAAAAGCCAGAGCAAACAATAAAAAGATGCAGAAGCGTATTGCTCATGATGAGGCATTATTTTTTGAAGATCTGCTGAAACAGGAAATCAATGAAGACCGTGAAGCACACGGGAAACGTCCGCTGAAAGAAAAAGAGGATGACAACAATACACCATCCGGTGGAGCCGGCGGCAAAGAAGAAAAGACAGTGAAAGCAAGCACTTCTGATCCGGAAAGCGGATGGTTTCGCAAAGGAGAACATAAACATGTATTTGCTTATGCAGTACAGACCGCATGTGATAAGAATGGATGGATTCTCAGCTATAGCGTTCATCCCGGGAACAATCATGACAGCAGAACCTTCAAGTCTTTATATGACAAGATAAAAGGGATCGGAATAGAGACCCTGATAGCCGATGCAGGATATAAAACTCCCGGTATAGCAAAACTTTTGATCGATCAAGGAGTCAAACCGCTCCTACCATACAAACGCCCCCTGACAAAAGAGGGTTTCTTCAAGAAATACGAGTACGTTTATGATGAGTATTACGACTGCTATATCTGTCCCAACAATCAGGTGCTGACCTATCGAACAACCAACCGTGAGGGATATCGCGAGTACAAAAGCTGTGGAAGTGCCTGTGCAAGCTGTGCCTATCTTGCAAAATGTACCCAAAGCAAAGATCATGTAAAGACGGTTATGCGCCACATATGGGAACCTTACATGGAGATGTGTGAGGAGATCCGCCAAACCCTGGGTATGAAAGAATTATATTCACAAAGGAAAGAAACCATAGAACGAATCTTTGGAAGTGCAAAGGAGAATCATGGTTTTCGATATACACAGATGTTTGGAAAAGCCCGAATGGAAATGAAAGTCGGGCTTACATTTGCCTGCATGAATCTGAAAAAGCTGGCCAGGATGAAAGCGAAATGGGGAGAAGCCCATTTCACAAACTTTATTTTGAACGCAATTTGGTTAATAAAAGAAAACTGGCTTTGGGATACAAAGCCCAAAACCAGTTTGTCTACAGTCTGA
- a CDS encoding PaaI family thioesterase produces MDAQKLEQIQKVFANDRFATDNGAVIEQVDEGYAKCWLEIQPHHLNAAGTVMGGAIFTLADFAFAVASNWNKPLHVSTTSQITYLGVARGTRLIAEARKVKEGRSTCYYLVEVKDDLGNEVAHVTASGFSKG; encoded by the coding sequence ATGGATGCACAAAAACTGGAACAGATACAGAAGGTCTTTGCCAACGACCGTTTCGCTACGGATAACGGGGCTGTCATTGAGCAGGTGGATGAGGGATATGCAAAATGTTGGTTGGAAATACAACCACACCATCTTAATGCAGCCGGCACAGTCATGGGAGGGGCCATCTTTACCTTGGCTGACTTTGCCTTTGCGGTTGCTTCCAACTGGAACAAGCCCCTCCATGTCTCAACCACATCCCAGATCACCTACCTGGGTGTTGCCAGAGGCACACGCCTCATAGCGGAAGCCAGAAAGGTAAAGGAAGGACGGAGCACCTGCTACTATCTGGTGGAGGTGAAGGATGACCTGGGCAATGAGGTGGCCCACGTAACGGCCAGCGGTTTCTCCAAAGGATAG
- a CDS encoding phenylacetate--CoA ligase family protein, translating to MIWNETKECMSRDEMTNLQSARLRKLVDRVYHSVEYYRKKMQAVGLEPGDIRGIEDLERLPFTTKDDLRDTYPFGMFAVPNSQITRIHASSGTTGKSTVVGYTRKDIDVWSECVARCITMAGLGSNDIIQVAYGYGLFTGGLGAHYGAEEMGATVVPMSTGNTKKLVTMMVDFGVTGIMCTPSYLLHIAETIEEMGVKDKIKLKASINGAEPWTEKMRTQIERQLGIHAHDIYGLSEIMGPGVATDCQFHEGLHIHEDHFLPEIVDQNTLKPLRDGMTGELVISTLTKEGLPLIRYRTKDLTSLDHSTCQCGRTTARIARFTGRTDDMLIIRGVNVFPSQIESALLEMGGTTPHYLLIVDRVNNLDTLEVQVEVEERFFSDEIRELENLTGKIAYMIQQAIGLAVKVKLVEPKSIERSMGKTKHVIDKRNLN from the coding sequence ATGATATGGAATGAGACAAAGGAGTGCATGAGCAGGGATGAGATGACCAACCTGCAGAGCGCAAGGCTGAGAAAATTAGTTGACAGGGTGTACCACAGTGTGGAGTATTACCGCAAGAAAATGCAGGCAGTAGGATTGGAGCCGGGAGACATCCGGGGAATCGAGGACCTGGAAAGGCTACCGTTCACCACAAAGGATGATTTGAGAGATACATACCCCTTCGGCATGTTTGCGGTGCCTAATTCCCAGATTACCCGTATCCACGCATCCAGCGGCACCACGGGAAAGTCCACGGTGGTGGGATATACCCGCAAGGACATTGACGTGTGGAGTGAGTGCGTGGCCCGGTGCATTACCATGGCCGGACTGGGAAGCAATGACATCATCCAGGTGGCTTACGGATACGGTCTGTTTACCGGAGGCCTGGGAGCCCACTATGGTGCAGAGGAGATGGGAGCCACCGTGGTCCCCATGTCCACAGGCAACACCAAGAAGCTGGTGACCATGATGGTGGATTTCGGTGTGACAGGAATCATGTGTACGCCGTCCTACCTTCTTCATATTGCAGAAACCATCGAGGAGATGGGGGTCAAGGATAAGATTAAACTGAAGGCATCCATCAACGGAGCAGAGCCCTGGACTGAGAAAATGAGAACCCAGATTGAGCGTCAGCTGGGAATCCACGCCCACGATATCTACGGCCTCAGCGAAATCATGGGACCGGGCGTTGCCACAGACTGCCAGTTCCATGAGGGACTCCATATTCATGAGGACCATTTCCTGCCGGAGATCGTGGACCAGAATACATTGAAGCCGCTGAGAGACGGCATGACCGGCGAACTGGTTATTTCCACCCTGACCAAGGAAGGGCTGCCTTTAATCCGTTACCGCACAAAGGATTTGACCAGCCTTGATCACAGTACCTGCCAGTGCGGAAGGACCACGGCCAGGATTGCCAGATTCACAGGAAGGACCGATGACATGCTGATTATCCGAGGCGTCAACGTATTCCCATCCCAGATAGAGTCTGCCCTGCTGGAAATGGGCGGCACCACGCCTCATTACCTGCTGATTGTGGACCGTGTGAACAATCTGGACACCTTAGAGGTGCAGGTGGAAGTGGAGGAGCGATTCTTCTCAGATGAAATCCGGGAGCTGGAGAATCTGACAGGAAAGATCGCCTATATGATTCAGCAGGCCATAGGTCTTGCTGTGAAGGTAAAGCTGGTGGAGCCAAAGAGCATTGAGCGGAGCATGGGTAAAACGAAGCATGTGATTGACAAGAGGAATCTGAATTAA
- a CDS encoding indolepyruvate oxidoreductase subunit beta, with the protein MTSKNIMIVGVGGQGTLLTSRILGKLAIGAGFDVKLSEVHGMAQRGGSVVTFVRYGEKVAEPIVEEGQADVLIAFERLEALRYLHFLKKDGVVIVNDWRIDPITVVTGVAQYPEGIIDRLKEARRTIVVEATEEAKKMGAPKAFNVIVLGAAAKHMGFEKEDWLKVIETTVPPKTVEINKKAFETGYALSV; encoded by the coding sequence ATGACATCAAAGAATATTATGATAGTAGGTGTAGGCGGCCAGGGAACCCTTCTTACCAGCCGCATACTTGGAAAGCTTGCAATCGGGGCGGGCTTTGACGTGAAGTTGTCCGAGGTGCACGGCATGGCCCAGCGCGGCGGCAGCGTGGTAACCTTTGTGAGATATGGAGAAAAAGTGGCAGAACCCATTGTAGAGGAAGGCCAGGCAGACGTGCTGATTGCCTTTGAGCGTCTGGAGGCACTGCGGTATCTGCATTTCCTCAAAAAAGACGGCGTGGTCATTGTCAATGACTGGCGCATTGATCCCATTACGGTGGTGACAGGGGTGGCTCAGTATCCGGAAGGAATCATTGACCGGTTAAAGGAAGCCCGCAGAACCATTGTGGTGGAGGCCACGGAGGAAGCGAAAAAGATGGGCGCGCCCAAGGCATTCAATGTCATTGTCCTGGGAGCCGCTGCAAAGCACATGGGATTTGAGAAGGAAGACTGGCTGAAGGTAATCGAGACAACGGTTCCGCCTAAGACGGTGGAAATTAATAAAAAGGCATTTGAGACCGGTTATGCGCTTTCTGTTTAG
- the iorA gene encoding indolepyruvate ferredoxin oxidoreductase subunit alpha, with the protein MSEKRILLGNEAIARGAYEAGVKVSAAYPGTPSTEVSESLVQYDEIYAEWAPNEKVATEVAIGASIAGVRSMCVMKHVGMNVAADPLYTAAYTGVRGGLVLVVADDPGMYSSQNEQDSRMVARAAMVPIVEPSDSAEAKEFMKYAYDLSEKYDTPVILRSTTRLSHSQGLVELEERAEPFDIPYERDMAKYVMMPGNAIKRHVVVEARMKQMAEDANSLPINRVEYNDLSVGFITNGIAYQYVKEAMPQASVLKLGLLNPLPRKLIEEFAAKVDKLYIFEELEPVVEEQVKSWGIQKAVGKEIFTVQGEYSANLIRERVLGQTSQVDKAAQVPARPPILCPGCPHRSVYTVLNKLKIHAAGDIGCYTLGAVAPLSVIDTTICMGASISTLHGMEKAKGREYIKSWVAVIGDSTFMHTGINSLMNMVYNQATGTVIILDNSTTGMTGHQDHAATGKTLKGQVVPAINIYGLCKSLGIEHVCEVDAFDQAELERVIKEEVARDAVSVIITKAPCALLKGIKFPNKCRPLPDKCKKCGACLRPGCPALTKNEDGTISIDETMCNGCGLCKQLCKFDAINLVKAGE; encoded by the coding sequence GTGTCAGAGAAAAGAATATTACTTGGCAATGAAGCCATAGCAAGAGGTGCCTATGAGGCAGGGGTAAAGGTATCCGCAGCCTATCCGGGCACACCCAGTACGGAGGTCAGCGAGTCTCTGGTCCAGTACGATGAGATTTACGCGGAGTGGGCTCCCAACGAGAAGGTGGCTACAGAGGTGGCCATCGGTGCATCCATAGCAGGCGTGCGTTCCATGTGCGTCATGAAGCATGTGGGGATGAATGTGGCTGCGGATCCGCTATATACGGCGGCATACACCGGCGTTCGGGGCGGACTGGTGCTGGTGGTGGCAGATGACCCGGGCATGTACAGCTCTCAGAATGAGCAGGACAGCCGGATGGTGGCCAGGGCTGCTATGGTCCCCATTGTGGAGCCCTCCGACAGTGCCGAAGCCAAGGAATTCATGAAATATGCTTACGATCTCAGTGAGAAATATGATACCCCTGTTATTCTGCGCAGTACCACCCGTCTGTCTCATTCCCAGGGGCTGGTGGAACTGGAGGAGAGGGCAGAGCCCTTTGACATCCCCTATGAGAGGGATATGGCAAAGTATGTCATGATGCCCGGCAATGCCATCAAACGCCACGTGGTGGTGGAAGCGCGCATGAAACAAATGGCAGAGGATGCCAACAGCCTGCCCATCAACCGGGTGGAATACAATGATTTATCCGTGGGCTTTATCACCAACGGTATTGCATACCAGTATGTGAAGGAAGCCATGCCTCAGGCGTCTGTCCTGAAGCTGGGGCTTCTCAATCCCCTTCCAAGGAAGCTCATCGAGGAATTTGCGGCCAAGGTGGATAAGCTTTACATATTTGAGGAGCTGGAGCCGGTGGTGGAGGAACAGGTTAAATCCTGGGGCATTCAGAAGGCAGTGGGCAAGGAAATATTCACGGTTCAGGGTGAATACAGCGCAAACCTGATCAGGGAGCGTGTGCTGGGCCAGACATCACAGGTGGATAAGGCGGCCCAGGTTCCTGCAAGACCTCCCATCCTGTGTCCGGGATGTCCCCACAGAAGCGTATACACTGTGCTTAACAAGCTGAAGATACATGCTGCCGGAGATATCGGCTGCTATACACTGGGGGCAGTGGCGCCCTTAAGCGTCATTGACACCACGATCTGTATGGGAGCCAGCATCAGCACTCTCCACGGTATGGAGAAGGCAAAGGGAAGAGAGTATATTAAGAGCTGGGTGGCTGTAATCGGTGATTCCACCTTCATGCACACAGGCATCAACTCTCTCATGAACATGGTCTACAACCAGGCCACCGGCACAGTCATCATCCTGGATAATTCCACCACGGGAATGACAGGCCACCAGGATCATGCCGCCACAGGCAAGACCCTTAAAGGACAGGTGGTTCCTGCCATCAATATTTACGGTCTGTGCAAGTCACTGGGCATTGAGCATGTCTGCGAGGTGGACGCCTTTGACCAGGCGGAGCTGGAGCGCGTAATCAAAGAGGAAGTGGCAAGGGATGCGGTATCCGTCATCATCACCAAGGCGCCCTGCGCCCTGCTTAAGGGAATCAAATTCCCCAACAAGTGCAGGCCGCTGCCGGATAAGTGTAAGAAATGCGGAGCTTGTTTAAGACCGGGCTGTCCTGCCCTGACAAAGAATGAGGACGGCACCATATCCATTGACGAGACCATGTGCAATGGCTGCGGACTGTGTAAACAGCTGTGTAAATTTGACGCAATCAATCTGGTAAAGGCGGGTGAATAA
- a CDS encoding phenylacetate--CoA ligase family protein encodes MIWAKEETMSRAEIEAIQLSRLKDTVNRVYEKVPAYRAKMEEAGVRPEHIQTLKDLQKLPFVTKQDMRDNYPYGLFAVPKKELRRIHASSGTTGKPTVVGYTENDLEVWKECVARLAVAGGASDEDVAQICFGYGMFTGALGLHNGLEKVGAAVVPSSTGNTQKQLMYMKDFETTLLVATPSYAMRIAEVALEMGINPRKDLKVKTLVLGSELMTEAMRNELYKVWGEDVNLTQNYGMSELMGPGVSGECLELKGMHINEDHFIAEVIDSATGEVLPPGEKGELVITCISKEALPLIRYRTRDITRLMYEPCPCGRTTARMENLSGRTDDMLKIRGVNVFPSQIEEVLINTEGIGPNYEIVVDRKNHSDILIIKVEVEAESMMDSYAALERLEDTLKDKMRLMLGLDAKIQLVSPNTLQRFEGKAKRVTDLRKEV; translated from the coding sequence ATGATTTGGGCAAAAGAGGAGACAATGTCCAGGGCGGAGATTGAAGCGATACAGCTGAGCCGCCTAAAAGACACGGTGAACCGGGTTTATGAAAAGGTACCGGCATACCGCGCCAAGATGGAGGAGGCAGGTGTAAGGCCGGAGCATATACAGACACTGAAGGATTTACAGAAGCTTCCGTTTGTGACGAAACAGGATATGAGGGACAATTACCCCTATGGCCTGTTTGCGGTTCCAAAGAAGGAACTGCGCAGAATCCACGCATCCAGCGGTACCACGGGAAAGCCAACTGTGGTGGGTTATACGGAGAATGACCTGGAGGTGTGGAAGGAATGTGTGGCCCGTCTGGCCGTGGCAGGAGGCGCCTCGGACGAGGATGTTGCCCAGATTTGTTTTGGGTATGGCATGTTCACCGGCGCCCTGGGACTTCACAATGGACTGGAGAAGGTAGGAGCTGCGGTGGTTCCGTCCTCTACCGGCAATACCCAGAAGCAGCTGATGTATATGAAGGATTTTGAGACTACCCTGCTGGTGGCCACTCCCTCCTATGCCATGCGCATTGCTGAGGTGGCCCTGGAGATGGGAATTAATCCCAGGAAAGACCTGAAGGTAAAGACCCTTGTACTGGGCAGCGAGCTGATGACAGAGGCCATGAGGAATGAGCTTTACAAGGTATGGGGAGAGGATGTGAATTTGACCCAGAATTACGGCATGAGCGAGCTGATGGGTCCCGGCGTGTCGGGAGAATGCCTGGAACTTAAGGGAATGCATATCAATGAGGACCATTTTATTGCGGAGGTAATAGATTCCGCCACAGGGGAAGTGCTTCCTCCCGGCGAAAAGGGAGAGCTGGTTATCACCTGCATTTCCAAGGAGGCGCTGCCTCTCATTCGTTACCGTACCAGGGATATTACCAGGCTAATGTATGAACCCTGTCCCTGCGGCCGCACCACCGCCAGGATGGAGAACCTGTCAGGACGTACGGATGATATGTTAAAGATTCGGGGCGTCAACGTATTCCCGAGCCAGATTGAGGAAGTGCTGATTAATACAGAGGGAATCGGGCCTAACTATGAAATCGTGGTGGACAGGAAGAACCACTCCGACATCCTGATTATCAAGGTTGAGGTGGAAGCTGAGAGTATGATGGACTCCTATGCTGCCCTTGAGCGGCTGGAGGACACTTTGAAGGATAAGATGCGCCTGATGCTTGGTCTGGATGCCAAGATTCAGCTGGTATCCCCCAACACCCTTCAGCGGTTTGAGGGAAAGGCAAAGAGGGTCACGGACCTGCGAAAGGAAGTCTGA
- a CDS encoding CBS domain-containing protein, translating into MNILFFLTPKSDVAYISEDDTLRQALEKMEHHKYSAVPIVSRTGRYVGTLTEGDLLWGIKNQFNLDLKGAERIPVTAIRRRCDNRPVKADADMEDLIGKALNQNFVPVLDDQKSFIGIITRKDIIKYFYQKCETAEERSKKCQDQGGKEHKKTDLSAVVKLRSQEGVLV; encoded by the coding sequence ATGAACATACTGTTTTTCCTGACTCCTAAAAGTGATGTGGCGTATATAAGCGAGGATGATACGTTAAGACAGGCTTTGGAGAAAATGGAGCACCACAAGTATTCCGCAGTACCGATTGTCAGCAGGACAGGTCGCTATGTGGGGACGCTGACGGAGGGTGACCTGTTATGGGGAATCAAGAACCAGTTTAATCTGGATCTAAAAGGGGCTGAGAGGATACCTGTTACAGCCATACGCCGCCGGTGTGACAACCGTCCGGTTAAGGCAGACGCAGATATGGAGGATCTGATCGGAAAGGCATTGAACCAGAACTTTGTGCCGGTACTGGATGATCAGAAGAGTTTCATTGGTATCATTACCAGAAAGGACATTATCAAATATTTTTACCAGAAGTGCGAAACCGCCGAGGAACGTTCCAAGAAGTGTCAGGACCAGGGCGGAAAGGAACATAAAAAGACGGACCTGTCCGCGGTGGTAAAGCTGCGCAGTCAGGAGGGAGTCCTGGTGTAG